The sequence TGAGCTCTTTATTTATCTCTTCAACATTAAAGTGCTCAAAATCAAAATCCTCACCAAGCCATTCTTTAATCATATCGTTATATTCAGGGTGCTTTTTATTTTTTTTTATTTCCATAAGCCGATAGTATCCATTGTAACCTCCGCAATCTTCAGGTGGTCCTGCACGCTTGCCACTTATGCAGGTGGGAAAAAGATATGAATTATTGTTATCTAGAATTTTTTCAACTATCAATACATGCTCCCAAGTATCGCCAAAATCATATGTGTAATTAAATTTTTGCTTTAAAGATAGCTTATCCTTAAGTTTTATTTTTTTGGAATTGCTTTCGTTTTCTATAAATTTGTTTGATATACCAATTTGTTCATTATCAGTATAGAATGAGTAAAGATGGTAATTGCTCCAGCCCATAACAATTTGAATTGTTTCATGTAATTTGTCAAAGGTTATATTGTCTTTTACTAAAAATCTCCGCCATATTTTAGGAGTTATACTTTCAATTTCTGCTTTTATCTGAAGCACGTTTATCATTTTGACCTTTTTTAATTTTTTCTACATGCACTTTAAATTAACAAGGTGCTAATAATTTATTTATGTTTACAAAGTTCTTTATATTTATCATACATTTTTGAACTAATTTTCAAGGTGATGTTTTTTGATTCCATTTAACCCCTCAACTTATGAATAACTGTACATATTTATAATTATTGTTGTTTTTGAATTTTCTTATCCATCTTTTCTTGTTTTTTAAAGACTAAGAAATTAAAGATTTCTGATGTTCTAAAAAGCTTTACGTTTCGTAGCAGACTTAGAGCAGGGATTTTCATTATTTTATTAGTTGCAATTTAGCTGTTCCATAGAATTCTTTTGTTTGTTTGTTTTCTGTGTATGTACCTTGCGTTCTGAATATGTATATGCCTGATGTTGCATTCAGATTTATTTGATATGTGTGTGTTAAAGCTTCTTTTTGAGGTTCTAACTCCAGTATTTTTTG comes from Candidatus Woesearchaeota archaeon and encodes:
- a CDS encoding plasmid pRiA4b ORF-3 family protein, which produces MINVLQIKAEIESITPKIWRRFLVKDNITFDKLHETIQIVMGWSNYHLYSFYTDNEQIGISNKFIENESNSKKIKLKDKLSLKQKFNYTYDFGDTWEHVLIVEKILDNNNSYLFPTCISGKRAGPPEDCGGYNGYYRLMEIKKNKKHPEYNDMIKEWLGEDFDFEHFNVEEINKELIKLQKVDGRKRYWVQK